A single window of Burkholderiales bacterium DNA harbors:
- a CDS encoding c-type cytochrome: MQMAVKVAKVTLLALLAGGFYLLATWKHAERDHIRSAPVTLTKACGQKLARYALAAGDRYESPYVRQHTGTAVVLRGYSEEDVRAIERGCNIIDDTQGRQAGDVSLERWNAKRYIRGDHLACTHCHQSAGDKQDAQGNRLKGSLHLGTSWAMADMYDRFTGLLLPFELRQMQCFINSSNGYKPNISDDVIRDITAYSRFLSAALDLKIGNHYDEQGIDEIAASATNKQGDDYVRGEQLFKEKCQVCHGPAASGREVAGQLIAPAIAGPNAWNSQSRNYFNYVSTILPGFICRNMPLGQEGTLTNQECRDIAFYIGNLPRPAGDKQGPLMALKQQVLMRTLPPLLRFMDNGSHEDATHHAAQQAQ; encoded by the coding sequence ATGCAAATGGCGGTCAAGGTCGCAAAAGTCACTCTGCTCGCCCTCCTCGCCGGAGGGTTCTATCTCCTCGCCACGTGGAAGCACGCCGAGCGCGATCACATCCGCAGCGCGCCGGTCACGCTCACCAAGGCATGCGGCCAGAAGCTCGCGCGCTATGCCCTCGCGGCCGGCGATCGATACGAGTCGCCCTACGTGCGGCAGCACACCGGCACCGCGGTCGTGCTGCGCGGCTACAGCGAAGAGGACGTGAGAGCCATCGAGCGCGGCTGCAACATCATCGACGACACGCAGGGCCGTCAGGCCGGGGACGTCAGCCTCGAGCGCTGGAACGCCAAGCGTTACATCCGCGGCGACCATCTCGCCTGCACCCACTGCCATCAATCGGCCGGCGACAAGCAGGACGCGCAGGGCAACCGGCTCAAGGGCTCGCTCCACCTCGGCACCTCGTGGGCGATGGCCGACATGTACGACCGCTTCACCGGTCTGCTGCTGCCGTTCGAGCTGCGCCAGATGCAGTGCTTCATCAACTCTTCGAACGGATACAAGCCGAACATCTCGGACGACGTGATCCGCGACATCACCGCCTACAGCCGCTTCCTGTCGGCGGCGCTCGATCTGAAGATCGGCAACCACTACGACGAGCAGGGCATCGACGAGATCGCCGCCTCCGCCACGAACAAGCAGGGCGACGACTACGTGCGCGGCGAGCAGCTCTTCAAGGAGAAGTGCCAGGTGTGCCACGGCCCGGCCGCCTCGGGCCGCGAAGTCGCCGGACAGCTCATCGCGCCGGCCATCGCGGGGCCCAACGCCTGGAACTCCCAGTCGCGCAACTACTTCAACTACGTCTCGACGATCCTGCCGGGATTCATCTGCCGCAACATGCCGCTCGGCCAGGAAGGCACGCTCACGAACCAGGAATGCCGCGACATCGCGTTCTACATCGGCAACCTGCCGCGCCCCGCGGGTGACAAGCAGGGGCCGCTCATGGCGCTCAAACAACAGGTGCTGATGCGCACGCTGCCGCCGCTGCTGCGCTTCATGGACAACGGATCGCACGAGGACGCGACCCACCACGCCGCGCAGCAGGCGCAATGA
- a CDS encoding tripartite tricarboxylate transporter TctB family protein has translation MSGMFFIGTGALGLFMAQDYPMGTALRMGPGYFPIVLSSMLILFGIYCLIQGLLNPEPMPGNWSLRALTILPIATVIFGLLMEHAGFIPALIVLVLTSAYAGKEFKFFEVLILALGLTVASWALFIWGLGLPYPLFVGY, from the coding sequence ATGTCGGGTATGTTCTTCATAGGCACCGGCGCACTCGGCCTGTTCATGGCGCAGGACTATCCGATGGGAACCGCGCTGCGCATGGGGCCGGGTTACTTCCCGATCGTGCTGTCGAGCATGCTCATCCTGTTCGGCATCTACTGCCTCATCCAGGGATTGCTGAACCCCGAGCCGATGCCCGGCAACTGGTCGTTGCGAGCGCTCACCATCCTGCCGATCGCAACCGTGATCTTCGGCCTGCTGATGGAGCACGCCGGATTCATCCCGGCGCTGATCGTCCTCGTGCTGACTTCGGCGTATGCCGGCAAGGAATTCAAATTCTTCGAGGTGCTCATCCTCGCGCTCGGCCTCACCGTCGCGTCGTGGGCGCTCTTCATCTGGGGCCTCGGCCTCCCGTATCCGTTGTTCGTGGGGTACTGA
- a CDS encoding SulP family inorganic anion transporter — translation MKALALRYRDVLWAQWPAVSGNLVVGLTLALVTIPQAVAFSVTLAGVPPHFGIAAAIWGVLFCALLNPSRIFHGGPNNSMSAAIGVTLLPVAAPFGAEYMGYALTLGLMAGVIQMLFYLIRPLGRTLDLISEPVINGFICGIGLFLIFKSLTTFGGLPLNTEVEWPLMIAWHSLIAVVEIGNLYAIQVGLLTLVVCVAAQQFERLRNWAILIGVAAGTLYSQYLNVTLGAQTTLLEQIGNLSSIGFIAPSVPLFTQEAMPDIIAIVPGAVTLALLGLFQTVAAMRRMSRKTGGFTDSRSAIFSDAVSNCLLPFLSSLPTCASFNRMWLVHRLGIHSRIAIVISALWVLLLVIFFAGAIAVIPMPAMAAVIMLLGANMIKWEDIRPHFRHRGETVVFLGSFLSVIFLDLFEAVIFGSILAIAYAKWEQAHPNVSLQGNVLKIRGNIYYGSLPVIEALYHRAIAQVDELVIDFSEAYYIDQEGIRWLAAAKAARKAGFVDRRGSERRESMDRRELARAEAGDRRTQERREARGRRRRDRRHRAEF, via the coding sequence ATGAAAGCGCTCGCGCTGCGCTACCGTGACGTGCTGTGGGCGCAGTGGCCCGCCGTCAGCGGCAATCTCGTCGTCGGGCTCACGCTCGCGCTCGTCACGATCCCGCAGGCGGTGGCGTTCTCGGTGACGCTCGCCGGCGTGCCGCCGCACTTCGGCATCGCCGCCGCGATCTGGGGCGTGCTCTTCTGCGCGCTGCTGAATCCGTCGCGGATCTTCCACGGCGGGCCGAACAACTCGATGTCGGCCGCGATCGGCGTGACGCTGCTGCCGGTCGCCGCGCCTTTCGGCGCCGAGTACATGGGCTACGCGCTGACGCTGGGCCTGATGGCCGGGGTCATCCAGATGCTGTTCTACCTGATCCGGCCGCTCGGGCGCACGCTCGACCTGATCAGCGAGCCTGTGATCAACGGCTTCATCTGCGGCATCGGGCTCTTCCTCATCTTCAAATCGCTGACCACTTTCGGCGGGCTGCCGCTCAACACCGAAGTCGAATGGCCGCTGATGATCGCCTGGCATTCGCTCATCGCCGTGGTCGAGATCGGCAACCTGTACGCGATCCAGGTCGGGCTGCTCACGCTGGTCGTGTGCGTGGCCGCGCAGCAGTTCGAGCGCCTGCGCAACTGGGCGATCCTCATCGGCGTCGCGGCCGGGACGCTCTACTCGCAGTACCTGAACGTCACACTCGGCGCGCAGACGACGCTGCTCGAGCAGATCGGCAACCTGTCGTCGATCGGCTTCATCGCCCCGTCGGTGCCGCTGTTCACGCAGGAGGCGATGCCCGACATCATCGCCATCGTGCCGGGCGCGGTGACGCTCGCGCTGCTCGGACTCTTCCAGACCGTCGCGGCGATGCGCCGCATGAGCCGCAAGACCGGCGGCTTCACCGACAGCCGCAGCGCCATCTTCTCCGACGCGGTGTCGAATTGCCTGCTGCCTTTCCTCTCGTCGCTCCCCACGTGCGCTTCGTTCAACCGCATGTGGCTCGTGCACCGGCTCGGCATCCACAGCCGCATCGCGATCGTGATCTCGGCGCTGTGGGTGCTGCTCCTGGTCATCTTCTTCGCCGGCGCGATCGCGGTCATCCCGATGCCGGCGATGGCGGCGGTGATCATGCTGCTCGGCGCGAACATGATCAAATGGGAGGACATCCGGCCGCACTTCCGGCACCGCGGCGAGACCGTGGTGTTCCTCGGCTCGTTCCTGTCGGTGATCTTCCTCGACCTGTTCGAAGCGGTGATCTTCGGGTCGATACTCGCGATCGCCTACGCGAAATGGGAGCAGGCGCACCCGAACGTGAGCCTGCAGGGCAACGTGCTGAAGATCCGCGGCAACATCTATTACGGGTCGCTGCCGGTGATCGAGGCGCTGTACCACCGCGCGATCGCGCAGGTCGACGAGCTCGTGATCGACTTCTCGGAGGCCTACTACATCGACCAGGAAGGCATCCGCTGGCTCGCGGCCGCCAAGGCGGCGCGCAAGGCGGGCTTCGTCGATCGGCGCGGCTCCGAGCGGCGCGAGAGCATGGACCGCCGGGAGCTCGCGCGCGCCGAAGCCGGCGACCGCCGCACGCAGGAGCGGCGCGAGGCGCGCGGCCGGCGCCGGCGCGACCGGCGGCACCGAGCCGAGTTCTAG